In one window of Hyalangium gracile DNA:
- a CDS encoding PD-(D/E)XK nuclease family protein, whose product MSRPGRTLQVFPDAERRQQVLRAAREKRGLVLGSGWLTWDEFVNALGGAGELNRRPCSAPTCRVLMASLAQGLADTPFGDFVSEPAFARAALELVLDMKAGRLTPRELQDASESLPPERRVKARVLAGLYDTYERRMAELGLADREDVLRGSREALGRGQWPAAWEDVQSIVIHGVYDVRPSGLGLLLALAMVCEARRISLRMETPVGGSPVADAALAALFRAFESRGETVGHVDLFKADLTFEKRPLSELGRHLFSPQVKRGALSATAAGTLRMWSVGTAQDEARQLARDVRRLVTEGVSPGRIAVAWREPGAEARWLAEALEELGVPVRLPWGEPLALTGPVRLALDLPLLVEDAFPARRVAEVVASRYAPSLSRGAPEAPATLFTLAAIRDDRLGAQKGRGAYDVRLEALARRMVVAKDEHAHGVRVLRERCLRLMEWCRRIPESGSALELLGAWWRVVKQLGLQDTEGPLEPRVEGSLSAHALEARARDDAARHALRLRVGELERALRRVGGGPRMSRRIFGRWLADAMRDTYLPARGPDSGAVEVLDVRELPGRTFDYLFLAGMTEGRLPGHEEPNPLLGDADRAELNKRLGREAFRLTGGEFEDRSPWRLTEDRLLFASALVAAERQVSLSYAVAGVGGQEQVPSAFLEEVRRLTGMTWEARSLMAVPPLDDVLTEAELRQRVALETMAPARLRVTEPDVAGAILRRRFESEEWFSAAKELAHVEYERLHFFSNPSSRVGPYTGEVDGPGLREALRETFRFDITKPLSASALARFGNCGFQGFLTYGLKVAEPESPGEEFDARGRGTFWHRVVEEVFKKLREQGLLGKGLEEIPEELLKKALDEAVHSFEERYHVGHPVLWQLAKERARAMVRRILADERRGLPFEQYMPEGFELKFGPGADEDPWQDVFLYAGKEAIYFEGKIDRLDKGAGDVGVIDYKSGRLDKRALRERLLSSDFQLPLYLYAARASGHKEARNAAWFSLRTGTTISLTEVLSEAEVEGMLSTDPVVRSKLAEEGGLNLANAVEGLVQATREGRFGMRPKDCGGCGYRAVCRISERRVVEEIA is encoded by the coding sequence ATGTCGCGTCCCGGCCGCACCCTCCAGGTCTTCCCCGATGCAGAGCGTCGCCAGCAAGTGCTGCGCGCCGCACGGGAAAAGCGCGGCCTCGTGCTGGGCTCGGGTTGGCTGACGTGGGACGAGTTCGTCAACGCCCTGGGTGGAGCAGGCGAGCTCAATCGACGCCCCTGCTCGGCCCCCACCTGCCGCGTCCTCATGGCCTCGCTGGCGCAGGGCCTGGCGGACACGCCCTTCGGAGACTTCGTCAGCGAGCCGGCCTTCGCGCGCGCCGCCCTGGAGCTCGTGCTCGACATGAAGGCCGGGCGGCTCACCCCGCGTGAACTGCAGGATGCCTCCGAGTCGCTCCCGCCAGAGCGTCGGGTCAAGGCGCGCGTGCTCGCGGGCCTGTACGACACGTATGAGCGCCGCATGGCCGAGCTGGGGCTCGCGGATCGCGAGGATGTGCTGCGCGGCTCGCGTGAGGCGCTCGGGCGCGGGCAGTGGCCGGCGGCCTGGGAGGACGTGCAGTCCATCGTCATCCACGGGGTGTATGACGTCCGCCCCTCCGGGCTGGGCCTGCTCCTCGCGCTGGCGATGGTGTGCGAGGCGCGGCGGATCTCCCTGCGCATGGAGACGCCGGTGGGGGGCTCCCCGGTGGCGGACGCGGCGCTGGCGGCGCTCTTCCGGGCCTTCGAGAGCCGCGGTGAGACCGTGGGCCACGTGGACCTCTTCAAGGCGGACCTCACCTTCGAGAAGCGCCCCCTGTCCGAGCTGGGGCGGCACCTCTTCTCGCCGCAGGTGAAGCGCGGGGCCCTGTCCGCCACGGCCGCGGGCACGCTGCGGATGTGGAGCGTGGGCACGGCCCAGGACGAGGCCCGGCAGCTGGCCCGGGACGTGCGCCGGCTCGTGACGGAGGGTGTCTCTCCGGGGCGCATCGCCGTCGCCTGGCGCGAGCCCGGGGCGGAGGCGCGGTGGCTGGCCGAGGCGCTCGAGGAGCTGGGGGTGCCGGTGCGCCTGCCGTGGGGCGAGCCGCTCGCGCTGACGGGGCCGGTCCGGCTGGCGCTCGATTTGCCGCTGCTCGTCGAGGATGCCTTCCCGGCCCGGCGGGTAGCGGAGGTGGTGGCCAGCCGCTACGCGCCCTCGCTGTCCCGAGGGGCTCCGGAGGCACCGGCGACGCTCTTCACGCTGGCCGCTATCCGGGACGATCGGCTCGGGGCCCAGAAGGGGCGCGGCGCGTACGACGTGCGGCTGGAGGCGCTGGCGCGGCGGATGGTGGTGGCCAAGGACGAGCATGCCCATGGCGTGCGCGTGCTGCGCGAGCGGTGCCTGAGGCTGATGGAGTGGTGCCGCCGCATCCCCGAGTCGGGGAGCGCGTTGGAGCTGCTCGGGGCCTGGTGGCGGGTGGTGAAGCAGCTCGGGCTGCAGGACACGGAAGGTCCGCTGGAGCCTCGCGTGGAGGGCTCGCTGAGCGCGCATGCGCTGGAGGCTCGGGCCCGGGACGATGCCGCGCGTCACGCGCTGCGACTCCGGGTGGGAGAGCTGGAGCGGGCGTTGAGGAGGGTAGGGGGAGGCCCGAGGATGTCGCGCCGCATCTTCGGACGCTGGCTGGCGGACGCGATGCGGGACACGTACCTGCCGGCCCGTGGGCCGGACTCGGGCGCCGTGGAGGTGCTCGATGTCCGCGAGCTGCCCGGCAGGACGTTCGACTACCTCTTCCTCGCGGGCATGACGGAGGGGCGCTTGCCTGGCCACGAGGAGCCGAACCCGCTGCTCGGAGATGCCGACCGCGCCGAGCTCAACAAGCGCCTGGGGCGGGAGGCCTTCCGCCTCACCGGTGGCGAGTTCGAGGACCGGTCTCCGTGGCGGCTCACCGAGGACCGGCTGCTCTTCGCGAGCGCGCTCGTGGCGGCCGAGCGGCAGGTGAGCCTGTCCTACGCGGTGGCGGGCGTGGGTGGGCAGGAGCAGGTGCCCTCCGCGTTCCTGGAGGAGGTGCGGCGGCTCACGGGCATGACGTGGGAGGCGCGCTCGCTGATGGCGGTGCCTCCGCTGGACGACGTGCTCACGGAGGCCGAGCTCCGGCAGCGGGTGGCGCTGGAGACGATGGCGCCCGCGCGGCTGCGCGTCACCGAGCCGGATGTGGCGGGAGCGATTCTCCGGCGGCGCTTCGAGAGCGAGGAGTGGTTCTCCGCCGCGAAGGAGCTGGCGCACGTGGAGTACGAGCGCCTGCACTTCTTCAGCAACCCGTCGTCCCGAGTGGGGCCCTACACGGGCGAGGTGGATGGTCCGGGGCTGCGGGAGGCGTTGCGAGAGACGTTCCGCTTCGACATCACGAAGCCGCTGTCGGCCTCGGCGCTGGCGCGCTTCGGCAACTGCGGCTTCCAGGGCTTCCTCACGTACGGGCTGAAGGTGGCCGAGCCGGAGTCTCCAGGCGAGGAGTTCGACGCGCGGGGACGCGGGACGTTCTGGCACCGCGTGGTGGAGGAGGTCTTCAAGAAGCTCCGAGAGCAGGGGCTGCTGGGCAAGGGGCTGGAGGAGATCCCCGAGGAGCTGCTGAAGAAGGCGCTCGATGAGGCGGTGCACTCCTTCGAGGAGCGCTACCACGTGGGGCACCCGGTGCTCTGGCAGCTGGCGAAGGAGCGCGCGCGCGCCATGGTGAGGCGCATCCTGGCGGACGAGCGGCGCGGCCTGCCCTTCGAGCAGTACATGCCCGAGGGCTTCGAGCTGAAGTTCGGCCCCGGCGCGGACGAGGATCCATGGCAGGACGTGTTCCTCTACGCGGGCAAGGAGGCCATCTACTTCGAGGGGAAGATCGACCGGCTGGACAAGGGCGCGGGTGACGTGGGCGTCATCGACTACAAGTCGGGCCGGCTGGACAAGCGGGCGCTGCGTGAGCGGCTGCTGTCCTCGGACTTCCAGCTCCCGCTCTACCTGTACGCGGCGCGCGCCAGCGGCCACAAGGAGGCGCGGAACGCGGCCTGGTTCTCGCTGCGCACGGGGACGACGATCAGCCTGACGGAGGTGCTGTCCGAGGCCGAGGTCGAGGGCATGTTGTCCACGGATCCGGTGGTGCGCTCGAAGCTGGCGGAGGAGGGCGGGCTCAACCTGGCCAACGCGGTGGAGGGGCTGGTGCAGGCGACGCGTGAGGGGAGGTTCGGCATGCGTCCGAAGGACTGTGGCGGGTGCGGCTATCGCGCGGTGTGCCGCATCTCGGAGCGGAGGGTGGTGGAGGAGATCGCATGA
- a CDS encoding phosphatase PAP2 family protein, translated as MLPSVLPSPCVLAVATLLAASPVPPAALPAAEGAPVVRNLRFDWTRDSVITGVGAVLWISSEALFKEQLAPEPCRWCDRSADGTDTLNGLDKWGRGLAGTTEVQRKRADTWSNIVDFGLLPVGVLGAQYALVQGNGAPRSVFFQDAGIIVETAVLSAVLNQTVKFIVGRERPFVHVLPEDQKLLTAHPDDNNLSFYSGHTNLAFALVVSAGTVAELRGYKHRMWIWVAGLPLATSVGLLRMAADKHYLTDVATGAVLGTAFGLAVPLLLHGRVDEAPGAVSLRVSGGPRGAVISGRF; from the coding sequence ATGCTTCCTTCCGTGCTGCCCTCTCCCTGTGTCCTGGCGGTCGCCACCCTGCTCGCTGCATCTCCCGTGCCTCCGGCTGCTCTCCCAGCGGCCGAGGGAGCTCCCGTCGTCCGGAACCTCCGGTTCGACTGGACCCGCGACAGTGTCATCACCGGTGTGGGTGCGGTCCTCTGGATAAGCAGCGAGGCCCTCTTCAAGGAGCAGCTGGCTCCGGAGCCGTGCCGCTGGTGTGACCGGAGCGCGGACGGCACGGACACGCTCAACGGGCTGGACAAGTGGGGGCGAGGCCTCGCCGGCACCACGGAGGTCCAGCGCAAGCGCGCGGACACCTGGAGCAACATCGTGGACTTCGGGCTGCTGCCCGTGGGGGTGCTGGGGGCGCAGTACGCGCTCGTTCAGGGGAACGGAGCGCCCCGGAGCGTCTTCTTCCAGGATGCGGGCATCATCGTCGAGACGGCCGTGCTGTCGGCCGTGCTCAACCAGACGGTGAAGTTCATCGTCGGCCGCGAGCGCCCCTTCGTCCACGTGCTGCCCGAGGACCAGAAGCTCCTCACGGCCCATCCGGACGACAACAACCTCTCCTTCTATAGCGGGCACACGAACCTGGCCTTCGCGCTCGTGGTCTCCGCAGGCACGGTGGCCGAGCTACGCGGCTACAAGCACCGCATGTGGATCTGGGTGGCGGGCCTGCCCCTGGCCACCAGCGTGGGCCTGCTACGCATGGCGGCGGACAAGCACTACCTCACCGACGTGGCCACGGGCGCGGTGCTGGGCACGGCGTTCGGCCTCGCGGTTCCACTGCTCCTGCACGGGCGCGTGGACGAGGCCCCGGGCGCGGTCTCCCTCCGTGTATCGGGAGGGCCTCGCGGCGCGGTGATCTCGGGCCGCTTCTAG
- a CDS encoding ATP-binding protein: protein MARLDSLLSKELRQGSPSELARYRVLAGACALVLLFSLVVVVMFPLSRFTLAVGGVSLGYVAALVLLRRVTTHTLPAMLLCTTMAFGSTVIIFSTEDLPQIGTHATHMLVPALSVYLLGPRRGFVPTLIICISSGVLYPLYQAHVRAGPLGVPSPFFWPLYVLAVISFIGAWALDSLHSASRDAAQTSLEQALTTLRDSEEKLSSLIESTDDLVASLDTEGRLLALNSAMKQAFVRAQGREPTLGEPFFSESNPQLRATWMPRLALALAGQRQRYEEPYARNETVLTFDVSVNPSHGTGGRITGMTIFARDITSRKQAEARLGELHRTLVDVSRQAGMAEIATGVLHNVGNTLNSVNVSTSLVIDLLRKSRLSGLGRATSLMQQHAAHLSSFLTEDPRGQKLPDYLSALFTQLQQEHDALLQEMHSLSTSVDHIKSIVSMQQKHARIAGAVEEVPVPQLIDEALRLHASSFERLNIQIERDYADTPSLLVDRHRLLQILVNLLSNARDALMASDVQDKRLRISVHPVSEGEALRIQVTDNGRGIAPEHMPRMFSQGFTTKKQGHGFGLHISALSAMEMKGQLTCSSPGPGQGATFTLELPMRDTGR, encoded by the coding sequence GTGGCTCGGCTGGACTCGCTGCTCTCGAAGGAGCTGCGCCAGGGCTCCCCCTCGGAGCTCGCACGCTACCGGGTGCTGGCCGGGGCCTGCGCCCTGGTGCTCCTGTTCAGCCTCGTGGTGGTCGTGATGTTCCCGCTCTCGCGGTTCACGCTCGCCGTGGGGGGTGTCAGCCTGGGCTATGTGGCGGCCCTGGTGCTTCTCCGGCGCGTCACCACGCACACGCTGCCCGCCATGCTCCTGTGCACGACGATGGCGTTCGGCAGCACCGTCATCATCTTCTCCACGGAGGATCTCCCCCAGATCGGCACGCACGCCACGCACATGCTGGTGCCCGCGCTCTCCGTGTACCTGCTGGGGCCTCGCCGGGGCTTCGTCCCCACCCTCATCATCTGCATCAGCAGCGGCGTGCTCTACCCCCTCTACCAGGCCCATGTCCGCGCGGGCCCTCTCGGAGTTCCGAGCCCGTTCTTCTGGCCCCTCTATGTGCTCGCCGTCATCTCCTTCATCGGCGCGTGGGCGCTGGACTCGCTCCACAGCGCCTCCCGAGACGCGGCGCAGACGTCTCTCGAGCAGGCGCTGACGACCCTCCGCGACAGCGAGGAAAAGCTCAGCAGCCTCATCGAGAGCACCGACGATCTGGTGGCCTCGCTCGACACCGAGGGGCGGCTGCTCGCGCTCAACTCCGCGATGAAGCAGGCCTTCGTCCGAGCCCAGGGCCGCGAGCCCACCTTGGGAGAGCCCTTCTTCTCCGAGTCGAATCCTCAGCTGCGCGCCACCTGGATGCCGCGTCTGGCCCTCGCGCTGGCAGGACAGCGCCAACGCTACGAGGAGCCCTACGCGCGCAACGAGACCGTGCTCACGTTCGACGTCAGCGTCAATCCCTCGCACGGCACGGGCGGCCGCATCACCGGCATGACGATCTTCGCCCGCGACATCACGTCGAGGAAGCAGGCCGAGGCCCGCCTGGGAGAGCTGCACCGGACGCTGGTCGATGTCTCCCGCCAGGCGGGCATGGCCGAGATCGCCACCGGCGTGCTCCACAACGTGGGCAACACCCTCAACAGCGTCAACGTCTCCACCTCGCTCGTCATCGATCTGCTGCGCAAGTCCCGCCTCTCGGGCCTGGGCAGGGCGACCAGCCTGATGCAGCAGCACGCGGCCCACCTCTCCTCCTTCCTCACCGAGGATCCTCGAGGACAGAAGCTGCCGGACTACCTCTCGGCCCTCTTCACCCAGCTCCAGCAGGAGCACGACGCCCTGCTCCAGGAGATGCACTCGCTGAGCACCAGCGTGGACCACATCAAGTCCATCGTCAGCATGCAGCAGAAGCACGCGCGCATCGCCGGAGCCGTGGAGGAGGTGCCCGTGCCGCAACTCATCGACGAGGCGCTGCGCCTGCATGCCTCCTCCTTCGAGCGCCTGAACATCCAGATCGAGCGCGACTACGCCGACACGCCCTCCCTCCTCGTCGATCGGCACCGGCTGCTGCAGATCCTCGTCAACCTGCTCAGCAACGCCCGAGATGCCTTGATGGCCAGCGATGTCCAGGACAAGCGCCTGCGCATCTCCGTCCACCCCGTCTCGGAAGGCGAAGCCCTGCGCATCCAGGTGACCGACAACGGCAGGGGCATCGCCCCGGAGCACATGCCCCGCATGTTCTCCCAGGGCTTCACGACGAAGAAGCAGGGCCACGGCTTCGGCCTGCACATCAGCGCCCTGTCCGCCATGGAGATGAAGGGGCAGCTCACCTGCTCCAGCCCCGGTCCGGGACAGGGCGCCACCTTCACGCTCGAGCTCCCCATGCGAGACACGGGGCGCTGA
- a CDS encoding ROK family protein, with translation MRGGGRKQVFGGLDLGGTKIQAVVLDEEGNVVSQARRVTPQKGGPPAIVDALFGTLQDAAKMLKLEPSALAGVGVGAPGAVDPVAGVLLQAGNLPGWDGPYPLAEALSKQVKVPVFLGNDVQVAVAAEARLGAGRAYRSLLGVWWGTGVGGGLFLDGRRWTGRGAAGEIGHIVVRRGGARCSCGRRGCMEAYAGRGAMERKARKAVSRGEKTKLFELMETHGKERLTSGIWMRALKQEDGLAERLIARAVRMLGAGIASAVNLIDVEAVIIGGGLGTRLGQPYVERISQAMHPHLFVSQRPPDVRLSELGELSGAIGAALLAEPAAEQLASRHASREASREGARGATRSSD, from the coding sequence ATGCGAGGCGGCGGCAGGAAGCAGGTGTTTGGAGGGCTCGATCTGGGCGGGACGAAGATCCAGGCCGTGGTGCTGGACGAGGAGGGCAACGTGGTGAGCCAGGCCCGCCGCGTCACTCCGCAGAAGGGAGGCCCTCCGGCCATCGTCGACGCGCTGTTCGGCACGCTGCAGGACGCGGCGAAGATGCTGAAGCTGGAGCCCTCGGCCCTGGCGGGAGTGGGGGTGGGAGCACCGGGCGCGGTGGATCCGGTGGCGGGCGTGCTGCTGCAGGCGGGCAATCTCCCCGGCTGGGACGGGCCCTATCCGCTGGCCGAGGCGCTCTCGAAGCAGGTGAAGGTGCCGGTGTTCCTGGGCAATGACGTGCAGGTGGCGGTGGCGGCCGAGGCGCGGCTGGGAGCAGGGCGGGCGTACCGCTCGCTGCTGGGGGTGTGGTGGGGGACGGGCGTGGGCGGCGGCCTCTTCCTGGACGGCAGGCGCTGGACGGGGCGTGGCGCGGCGGGGGAGATCGGCCACATCGTCGTGCGCCGGGGAGGCGCGCGCTGCTCCTGTGGCCGGCGGGGCTGCATGGAGGCGTATGCGGGACGGGGGGCGATGGAGCGCAAGGCGCGCAAGGCCGTCAGCCGTGGCGAGAAGACGAAGCTGTTCGAGCTGATGGAGACGCACGGCAAGGAGCGGCTCACCAGCGGCATCTGGATGCGGGCGCTGAAGCAGGAGGACGGTCTGGCCGAGCGCCTCATCGCCCGGGCTGTCCGGATGCTGGGGGCGGGGATCGCCTCGGCGGTGAACCTGATCGACGTGGAGGCGGTGATCATCGGCGGAGGGCTGGGCACGCGGCTGGGCCAGCCCTATGTGGAGCGCATCTCCCAGGCGATGCACCCCCACCTCTTCGTGTCCCAGCGGCCCCCGGACGTGCGGCTCTCGGAGCTGGGCGAGCTGTCGGGGGCCATCGGCGCGGCGCTGCTCGCCGAGCCCGCGGCGGAGCAGCTCGCCTCGAGACACGCCTCACGCGAGGCGAGTCGCGAGGGGGCTCGTGGTGCGACGCGCTCCTCGGACTGA
- a CDS encoding GNAT family N-acetyltransferase encodes MSNLSFIEIARLVESKQARAAAELARESHPFAEGWLAFGGKGSYVNKACGFGLGRAIADDELDELVEFFTSRGVEPRVELSPFVQASVLEGLDRRGFALQRFGNVLARPLSAGEALRASLPRGWPKEVTVERVDPRDDAAVREYVEVSESGFLAEGEPLPTEFLELGIKAVRRPVQDAYVARIRGEAVGAGGCESSDGVTALFGTSVKPAFRGRGIQQALIVARLERGLERGSRLAVIISGPGIPTERNAARLGFFMAYSRVCLVLHGEGLTPSS; translated from the coding sequence ATGAGCAACCTGAGCTTCATCGAGATCGCCCGCCTCGTGGAGAGCAAGCAGGCCAGGGCCGCGGCGGAGCTGGCGCGGGAGTCACACCCCTTCGCCGAGGGCTGGCTGGCCTTCGGAGGCAAGGGCTCCTACGTGAACAAGGCCTGCGGGTTCGGGCTCGGGCGGGCCATCGCGGATGACGAGCTGGATGAGCTCGTCGAGTTCTTCACCTCGCGCGGCGTGGAGCCCCGGGTGGAGCTCAGCCCCTTCGTGCAGGCCTCCGTGCTCGAAGGGCTCGACCGGCGCGGGTTCGCGCTCCAGCGGTTCGGCAACGTCCTCGCCCGGCCGCTCTCCGCCGGCGAGGCGCTCCGGGCGAGCCTGCCCCGGGGCTGGCCGAAGGAGGTCACGGTCGAGCGCGTCGATCCCCGAGACGACGCCGCGGTCCGGGAGTACGTCGAGGTCTCCGAGAGCGGCTTCCTCGCCGAGGGAGAGCCACTGCCCACCGAGTTCCTGGAGCTCGGCATCAAGGCCGTGCGAAGGCCGGTGCAGGACGCGTATGTGGCGCGCATCCGTGGCGAGGCCGTCGGCGCCGGAGGCTGCGAGTCCAGTGACGGCGTCACGGCCCTGTTCGGCACCTCGGTGAAGCCGGCCTTTCGCGGGCGAGGCATCCAGCAGGCGCTCATCGTCGCGCGGCTGGAGCGAGGGCTGGAGCGAGGCAGTCGGCTGGCCGTCATCATCTCGGGGCCAGGCATTCCTACCGAGCGGAACGCGGCGCGCCTGGGCTTCTTCATGGCCTACTCCCGCGTCTGCCTGGTGCTGCACGGCGAGGGCCTCACCCCGTCCAGCTAG
- a CDS encoding DUF5011 domain-containing protein translates to MINKKVLGGVVGAVVALSALPALAQSRTPWQMHNGNEVTASNPLGLLKFNCSPSRHGDICEYDVASVPAASDPDWVAAPNGETIAFSVYPSRVCQAPNTCMGYGDFTYFQTFVNVPSNVAVTTFTITFNGMDDGSRVTIYNSAHPGGLVIPGSYVYLGGSGTANLAAYVKSGENNRVVITQVDDCCIENHLQSAKVVLNGEVVDTACSTSADCEDGDPCTSDVCHTDGSCSHPALACVNSQVCGNPNLNANTSTANYSSAACTPNPSGEPTLLANGSLDMVLECGETTWVDPGAEAFDATCAPITVHYYNSGHDAYGPGPATCAEGLYYVQYIAWDAMGKTVSAIRNVTVNDTKAPTLTLKGPTHMVHQCGSQWVDPGWAAFDTCYGDITPEVHWTGFPNAWVEGVYTVTYTLTDSGGNSAAPLTRTVEVVNCPW, encoded by the coding sequence ATGATCAACAAGAAGGTGCTTGGTGGCGTAGTCGGGGCTGTCGTTGCACTGAGCGCACTGCCAGCGCTCGCGCAGAGCCGCACTCCCTGGCAGATGCACAACGGGAACGAGGTGACGGCCTCCAACCCGCTGGGCCTGCTCAAGTTCAACTGCTCGCCCTCGCGGCACGGTGACATCTGCGAGTACGACGTGGCCAGCGTCCCGGCCGCCTCGGATCCGGACTGGGTGGCCGCGCCCAACGGCGAGACGATCGCATTTTCCGTCTACCCCTCGCGTGTGTGTCAGGCGCCGAATACCTGCATGGGCTACGGCGACTTCACCTACTTCCAGACCTTCGTGAACGTGCCCTCGAACGTGGCGGTGACGACGTTCACCATCACCTTCAACGGCATGGACGACGGCTCGCGGGTGACGATCTACAACTCGGCGCACCCCGGCGGCCTCGTCATCCCCGGCAGCTACGTGTACCTGGGCGGCTCGGGCACCGCCAACCTGGCGGCCTACGTGAAGTCGGGCGAGAACAACCGCGTGGTCATCACCCAGGTGGATGACTGCTGCATCGAGAACCACCTGCAGAGCGCGAAGGTGGTGCTCAACGGCGAGGTGGTGGACACCGCCTGCAGCACCTCGGCGGACTGCGAGGACGGCGATCCGTGCACCTCGGACGTGTGCCACACCGACGGCTCCTGCAGCCACCCGGCGCTGGCGTGCGTGAACAGCCAGGTGTGCGGCAACCCGAACCTGAACGCCAACACCTCCACGGCCAACTACAGCTCCGCCGCGTGCACGCCGAACCCCTCCGGCGAGCCCACCCTGCTGGCCAACGGCAGCCTGGACATGGTGCTGGAGTGCGGCGAGACGACCTGGGTGGATCCGGGCGCCGAGGCGTTCGACGCCACCTGCGCGCCCATCACGGTGCACTACTACAACTCGGGCCATGACGCGTACGGCCCCGGGCCGGCCACCTGCGCCGAGGGCCTCTACTACGTGCAGTACATCGCCTGGGACGCCATGGGTAAGACGGTCAGCGCCATCCGCAACGTGACGGTGAACGACACCAAGGCGCCCACGCTCACGCTCAAGGGCCCCACGCACATGGTCCACCAGTGCGGCTCGCAGTGGGTGGATCCGGGTTGGGCCGCCTTCGACACCTGCTACGGCGACATCACCCCCGAGGTCCACTGGACGGGCTTCCCGAACGCCTGGGTCGAGGGTGTCTACACGGTCACCTACACGCTGACGGACAGCGGCGGCAACAGCGCCGCGCCGCTCACCCGCACGGTGGAAGTGGTCAACTGCCCCTGGTAG